In Fervidobacterium nodosum Rt17-B1, one genomic interval encodes:
- the cas1b gene encoding type I-B CRISPR-associated endonuclease Cas1b: protein MEALYVFKDSYLRKKSSALYIEPKSEDQKPIYVPLKNISSIMVFSEIEMNKKTLELFSYSQVPVFFFNYNGEYIGCFYPVEENKTGEMLLLQLQHYQDLEKRIIIAREILYGVADNILKILKSYKNDFPEINEKIEMIEKLKKTYHRQEEIASLMAIEGNIRKNYYEALGVIFSKKDFTFQERTARPPADEINAMISFGNTILYNVVLSEIFKTSLEPAISFLHEPNKRKFSLQLDIAEIFKPIIVDRTILTLVNRSMIKKDDFKKVEGGVYLNETGKKKFVKALEEKLSETIDYENGQRMSWRTVIRYECYKLIRHLKEEQAYQAFRW, encoded by the coding sequence ATGGAAGCTCTATATGTTTTTAAAGACTCATATCTAAGAAAGAAAAGCTCTGCGCTTTACATAGAACCAAAATCTGAGGACCAAAAGCCGATCTATGTTCCATTAAAAAACATATCTTCAATAATGGTGTTCTCTGAAATAGAAATGAACAAGAAGACTCTTGAATTGTTCTCATATTCGCAGGTTCCTGTGTTCTTTTTTAACTACAACGGAGAATACATCGGTTGCTTCTATCCAGTTGAAGAAAACAAAACGGGAGAAATGCTACTACTCCAACTGCAACACTATCAAGACTTGGAAAAGCGCATAATAATAGCACGAGAGATATTATACGGAGTGGCGGACAATATCTTGAAAATTTTGAAAAGTTACAAAAACGACTTTCCCGAGATAAACGAAAAAATCGAAATGATAGAGAAACTCAAAAAAACTTACCATCGGCAAGAAGAAATAGCTTCATTGATGGCTATAGAAGGCAATATACGCAAGAACTATTACGAAGCACTTGGTGTTATATTCTCGAAAAAAGATTTCACATTCCAAGAAAGAACAGCAAGACCTCCAGCGGACGAAATAAATGCGATGATTAGCTTTGGCAATACCATATTGTACAACGTCGTGCTTTCAGAAATATTCAAAACGTCGCTTGAACCTGCAATAAGTTTTCTGCACGAACCCAACAAAAGGAAATTCTCGTTACAGCTTGACATTGCAGAAATATTTAAACCTATCATTGTTGACCGAACAATTTTGACTCTTGTTAACCGTTCAATGATTAAGAAAGACGACTTTAAGAAAGTGGAAGGGGGGGTTTATCTTAACGAAACTGGGAAAAAGAAGTTTGTTAAAGCACTCGAGGAGAAATTATCTGAAACTATTGACTACGAGAACGGTCAAAGAATGTCATGGAGAACGGTGATACGTTATGAATGCTACAAGCTCATCAGGCACTTGAAAGAAGAACAGGCTTACCAAGCATTTAGGTGGTAA
- the csm4 gene encoding type III-A CRISPR-associated RAMP protein Csm4, protein MLTYRVKLRFKGPIHIGYLDRVFEVSDATIHADTIFSGLINSYNLLFGSEKTKELLGKIDNSHSELLLSSTFFYVGDKYFLPKPKGETFGLENKIEQVKKIKKIKFVEDKVLLENSSLSEENIDIPFILSGKADAAIAKFYEVLERPRVMVARDYSQSNLFYFSEVHFKEGSGLWFYLKVSDDIEKEVLAALKLLSDEGIGGDRTYGFGQFEYDLTQVNLPEQGENYLLLSPYIPDSEDYEENSKEITKLAKAYELRYRTGYIHNSDKKAKRVTMFAEGSVFTKPVKGKILDVTPDNFEYDYRIYRYGKAFLLPFKGGTNT, encoded by the coding sequence ATGCTAACCTATCGGGTAAAGCTTAGATTCAAGGGACCGATTCATATTGGATACCTTGATAGAGTATTTGAAGTTTCTGATGCTACGATTCATGCAGATACCATCTTCTCAGGGCTCATTAACTCTTATAACTTACTTTTCGGAAGTGAGAAAACTAAGGAACTACTTGGGAAAATAGACAATAGTCACTCAGAGCTACTTTTATCGTCGACATTCTTTTACGTAGGAGACAAATATTTTCTTCCAAAACCAAAGGGTGAAACATTTGGTTTAGAGAATAAAATTGAACAAGTTAAGAAAATTAAGAAGATTAAGTTCGTTGAAGACAAGGTATTACTGGAGAATTCATCGCTTAGCGAAGAAAACATAGATATACCCTTCATACTCTCAGGAAAAGCCGATGCAGCGATTGCGAAGTTCTATGAAGTTCTAGAACGTCCGAGAGTCATGGTTGCGCGGGATTATTCTCAATCGAACCTGTTTTATTTCTCTGAAGTCCATTTCAAAGAGGGCAGTGGGCTATGGTTTTACTTAAAAGTTAGCGACGATATAGAAAAAGAAGTATTGGCGGCTTTGAAACTGCTTTCCGATGAAGGAATAGGCGGAGACAGAACTTACGGCTTTGGCCAATTTGAGTATGATTTAACACAGGTGAATCTTCCAGAACAAGGAGAGAACTATTTACTTCTCTCACCATATATTCCAGATTCGGAAGATTACGAAGAAAACTCGAAAGAAATCACAAAGCTTGCAAAGGCGTACGAACTACGATACAGAACAGGTTACATCCACAACAGCGACAAAAAGGCAAAAAGAGTGACAATGTTCGCAGAAGGAAGTGTATTCACAAAACCAGTAAAAGGAAAAATACTTGACGTAACACCCGACAACTTCGAATACGATTACAGAATATACAGATACGGGAAAGCATTCCTACTCCCGTTTAAAGGGGGTACAAACACATGA
- the cas10 gene encoding type III-A CRISPR-associated protein Cas10/Csm1: MAINNATQKYKDMLYLASLFHDIGKFRQRASMDEKLKRKIKEEYGFQMSENLTGLAHQYVGAYVYKSSKLPYRELVSAIISKHHERISTITSENELITRVVSIADKLSSAEREDYGTQSDVRIKLMKSIISTVSLSGRSKDGYFRKLSKFSDAYEPVNEEEAVRTNYEKEYGALWKEFEQLIQDPEFEASNNEVLERLYYILKEYTSNVPSAFYYSEPDISLFSHATSTAAIAVALYKQFEDDLFVKQNDRFMKAAGILDGIENLVRKYWKNEASQPDASDKEVFGVIKGDISGIQDFIYKTSWQNGLKKLRARSFFIAYLSEIIARYIIEKEGLYQSNILYCGGGHFYLLVPAKTIDRLEEYQRDIDEKMYKAFGIDLAILLGGIKINIHDLIEFKVHDELAKILEEKKNKKFESVIDLEMFIPEDFSGPRCPYCGRKMLQITRKEEQEEAFECVFCESFAELGRKLANSDYLKIEKCPELITPPANVDEVFKMFGYELKFSDNPDKFAFAIDKKTYDQNKAMYFTKMATYVYKKSDKDYEMTADLETIAREAEGVKRWGILRGDVDNLGRIFQTLQVSDKEKRTPISFVSTLSSELEAFFSIVLERMVVEKHPKCNVIYSGGDDFMILGPWSELPLLARDITNEFRKYSKNDELSISMAIAVAPSRKFPVYKLGTLAGEYLDDKAKSYKRTYNNKELEKSAIYMFGGYVGWEEFDKVYKLNQQLEDIISQGVTRNILHVLSAFLDKQQEGEQPKIWRLYYYVGRLMERQENRETKALIQRFFNEILEEGNSRLYDKLGLVIKWVHDKTRKVESDENGKASQNRMITEV, encoded by the coding sequence ATGGCCATTAACAATGCAACACAGAAGTACAAAGATATGCTTTACCTTGCTTCGCTCTTTCACGACATCGGAAAATTCAGACAAAGAGCATCGATGGATGAAAAACTGAAGCGAAAGATAAAGGAAGAGTATGGATTTCAAATGTCTGAAAATTTAACAGGACTCGCTCATCAGTATGTTGGAGCGTACGTTTACAAGAGCTCAAAACTTCCTTACAGAGAGTTAGTCTCAGCCATTATCTCAAAACATCACGAAAGAATATCAACCATCACGAGTGAAAATGAATTGATCACCAGGGTTGTAAGTATAGCTGACAAACTCTCATCTGCCGAAAGAGAGGATTACGGTACTCAGTCAGATGTTAGAATAAAACTTATGAAATCAATAATCTCTACAGTCTCGCTAAGTGGTCGTTCTAAAGATGGTTATTTTAGAAAACTGTCCAAATTCTCTGATGCATACGAACCTGTTAATGAAGAAGAAGCAGTTCGTACCAATTATGAAAAAGAATATGGAGCACTTTGGAAGGAGTTTGAACAATTAATTCAGGATCCTGAGTTTGAAGCATCAAACAATGAAGTCCTTGAAAGATTATACTATATTCTAAAAGAATACACATCAAATGTGCCTTCCGCTTTTTACTACAGTGAACCTGATATATCTCTATTCTCGCATGCGACTTCAACGGCAGCGATAGCTGTAGCTCTCTACAAGCAATTCGAAGACGACTTGTTTGTAAAGCAGAATGACAGATTTATGAAAGCAGCTGGTATTCTTGACGGAATAGAAAACTTGGTACGTAAGTATTGGAAAAACGAAGCTTCTCAACCAGATGCCAGTGACAAGGAAGTATTCGGAGTAATAAAGGGTGACATATCTGGAATACAAGATTTTATATACAAAACCTCTTGGCAAAACGGTCTCAAAAAGCTTAGAGCCAGGTCATTCTTTATCGCATACCTTTCAGAAATCATAGCCAGATACATTATTGAGAAAGAAGGGCTGTACCAATCAAATATCCTTTACTGCGGTGGCGGGCACTTCTACTTGCTTGTTCCAGCCAAAACAATCGACAGGTTAGAGGAATACCAAAGGGATATAGATGAAAAAATGTACAAAGCGTTTGGAATAGACTTGGCTATTTTACTTGGTGGAATAAAGATCAACATACACGACCTCATTGAATTCAAAGTCCATGACGAACTTGCAAAGATTCTTGAGGAAAAGAAAAACAAGAAATTTGAGAGCGTAATAGACCTTGAAATGTTTATTCCTGAAGACTTCTCAGGTCCAAGATGTCCGTACTGCGGAAGAAAAATGCTGCAGATTACAAGAAAGGAAGAACAAGAAGAAGCATTTGAGTGCGTATTTTGTGAATCTTTTGCTGAACTTGGGAGAAAACTTGCAAACTCAGATTATCTCAAAATAGAAAAATGCCCGGAGCTGATCACACCACCAGCGAACGTAGACGAAGTTTTCAAGATGTTCGGTTACGAACTAAAATTCAGTGATAATCCAGACAAATTTGCCTTTGCGATTGACAAAAAGACATACGACCAAAACAAGGCAATGTACTTTACAAAGATGGCAACCTACGTCTACAAAAAGTCCGATAAAGACTACGAAATGACAGCCGACCTTGAAACTATAGCACGTGAAGCAGAAGGAGTTAAGAGATGGGGGATCTTAAGAGGGGACGTTGACAACCTTGGAAGAATATTCCAAACACTACAAGTGTCTGATAAAGAGAAAAGAACCCCGATATCGTTTGTTTCAACACTCTCGTCAGAACTTGAAGCGTTCTTCAGCATCGTTCTTGAAAGGATGGTGGTTGAGAAACACCCAAAATGCAATGTCATATACTCAGGCGGCGACGACTTCATGATACTCGGTCCATGGAGCGAATTACCACTACTTGCAAGAGATATAACAAATGAATTTAGAAAATACAGCAAAAATGATGAGTTATCGATATCCATGGCAATAGCAGTGGCACCTTCAAGAAAATTCCCGGTCTACAAACTTGGAACGCTGGCTGGTGAGTATCTGGACGACAAAGCGAAATCATATAAACGCACGTACAATAACAAAGAATTAGAAAAATCAGCCATCTACATGTTCGGGGGGTATGTAGGTTGGGAGGAGTTTGATAAGGTCTACAAACTCAACCAGCAACTTGAAGACATTATTTCACAAGGTGTTACAAGGAATATACTGCACGTGCTGAGCGCTTTTCTTGATAAACAGCAAGAAGGTGAACAACCAAAGATTTGGCGGCTATATTATTACGTAGGAAGACTCATGGAAAGGCAGGAAAACAGAGAAACAAAAGCTCTGATTCAAAGGTTTTTCAATGAAATACTGGAGGAAGGTAACAGCAGATTATATGATAAATTGGGATTGGTAATTAAGTGGGTTCACGACAAAACGCGTAAAGTTGAAAGTGATGAAAATGGAAAAGCTTCTCAAAACAGAATGATAACGGAGGTGTAA
- the csm2 gene encoding type III-A CRISPR-associated protein Csm2, which yields MPENRNNQHSTAHQTSSPLQKLFETVERVFKGIDIKNIDGSVYNQLNTYAHDIGKELSLNSSKLRKFYNHIKKLEMEISDHNSIVRKLNKFIAIMMYDVGRENNEELKNFALGMKKLVDLVKSSNEHEIKKFYNIFLDFFESLVAYHRYYHPERS from the coding sequence ATGCCGGAAAACAGAAATAATCAACACTCAACAGCTCACCAAACCTCATCGCCTTTGCAAAAATTGTTTGAAACGGTTGAAAGGGTGTTTAAGGGTATCGACATTAAAAACATTGATGGTAGTGTTTACAACCAACTAAATACATATGCCCATGACATAGGAAAAGAGCTATCACTCAATTCATCTAAATTGCGAAAATTCTATAACCATATCAAAAAACTGGAAATGGAGATTAGTGATCACAATAGCATAGTAAGAAAGCTCAACAAATTCATTGCCATAATGATGTATGATGTGGGAAGGGAAAATAATGAAGAACTAAAGAACTTTGCTTTAGGTATGAAGAAACTCGTAGACTTAGTGAAGTCGAGTAATGAACACGAAATAAAGAAGTTTTACAACATTTTCCTTGATTTCTTCGAATCACTTGTAGCTTACCATAGATACTATCATCCGGAAAGGTCTTAA
- the cas6 gene encoding CRISPR-associated endoribonuclease Cas6 produces MRLYIKFSFEQLELPTEYNNILQGFVYNIISEEKYRKFLHDKGYQLGKRTYKLFSFSRLLGKFELNKENKTIKFLNEAKLIISSYDTLLAEFIIEKVGTFDSLRIGRNIVRPEKIEIFEFPQTQKIVVSTKSPITVYSTIEKDDGKKFTKFHSPNEDDFIRILKENLLRKYQTIHETPFKGELHIENIAEKPKKVILQYKNRKLDGWITVLKLEGDYEILKIAYDTGLGSKNSAGFGCIELVDKVLT; encoded by the coding sequence TTGAGGTTATATATCAAATTCAGCTTCGAACAGCTCGAACTTCCAACCGAATACAACAACATTTTGCAAGGGTTCGTATACAACATCATTAGTGAGGAGAAATACAGGAAATTCCTTCATGACAAAGGCTATCAACTCGGTAAACGAACTTACAAACTATTTAGCTTCTCAAGATTGCTTGGTAAATTCGAGCTTAATAAAGAAAATAAGACCATCAAGTTTTTAAACGAAGCGAAGTTGATAATATCTTCTTATGATACTTTACTTGCTGAGTTCATAATTGAAAAAGTAGGAACATTTGATAGCCTAAGAATAGGTCGTAATATTGTTCGACCAGAGAAAATCGAAATCTTTGAATTTCCACAAACCCAAAAAATCGTCGTATCAACAAAATCTCCAATAACAGTTTACTCGACGATCGAAAAAGATGACGGAAAGAAATTCACAAAATTTCATTCACCAAACGAAGATGATTTTATAAGGATTCTTAAAGAAAACCTTTTAAGAAAATACCAAACAATACACGAAACGCCGTTTAAAGGAGAGCTTCATATTGAAAACATAGCGGAAAAACCAAAAAAAGTGATATTGCAGTACAAGAACAGGAAGCTTGATGGATGGATAACCGTTCTAAAGCTCGAAGGGGATTACGAGATACTAAAAATAGCCTACGACACAGGATTAGGTTCCAAAAACTCTGCAGGATTTGGTTGCATCGAACTGGTAGACAAAGTACTGACTTAA
- a CDS encoding CRISPR-associated DxTHG motif protein, which produces MIKVIGFLGSARYGPSIALIQGERINQRVFPLALIEYYVKKGERVEGIFALTEEAEKKFQDEVAPFLAELGNVKYRTIRVSENKTPSETIVDLIKGMTEVFEDGDEVIIDITHGFRWMPASALVISMFIKQVRKNVGIKIVYGNYKKESEITELCDISSLIEIADWIYSTRLFIEYGYGEELSRLIDTARERIYKNSTVKDKPRKLGALASRLLRVSYSLRIGSIKLLRESVHEFLKLFDSGETKEFTKIEIEKFVPHLNLLIDSIINTYKRFDSGRKDVLLDEKELKTERELISFYLKTGDIGMALRLCREYVINCYLFCYGKADKVFDLACREAAFLNAAKSSKINISIIRESRNHVAHFAFNKDNNPSEENVRNAIQAVIAEEDVCKLFNQKSEESKLAVLTPLGTTPGALYTILKHYTPDLVVVVTSEKGKSLIDEIVEKAEYKNRTEVIVIRDPFTGIDETKDVVEQATEYLEDVSDVIINLTGGTSLLGYMIERVRDRIRNGKRITTVLAADERPYQEQVQNPYVIGKVIEIEQTEC; this is translated from the coding sequence GTGATAAAGGTGATTGGTTTTTTAGGTTCAGCTAGGTATGGTCCGAGCATTGCTTTAATACAAGGAGAAAGAATTAATCAAAGAGTATTCCCTCTTGCGTTGATTGAGTACTATGTCAAAAAGGGAGAGAGAGTTGAAGGTATTTTTGCTTTGACGGAAGAAGCAGAGAAAAAATTCCAAGATGAAGTTGCGCCTTTTCTTGCTGAACTTGGAAATGTGAAGTACAGAACAATACGTGTAAGTGAGAACAAAACGCCATCTGAAACGATTGTTGATTTAATCAAAGGGATGACCGAAGTTTTCGAGGATGGGGATGAGGTCATTATAGATATAACACATGGCTTCAGATGGATGCCTGCGTCAGCTCTCGTCATTTCTATGTTTATCAAGCAAGTTAGAAAGAATGTAGGAATTAAGATAGTTTACGGTAATTACAAAAAGGAGTCAGAAATAACGGAACTATGTGACATCTCATCGCTTATTGAGATAGCTGACTGGATATATTCCACAAGGTTATTCATTGAATACGGTTACGGAGAAGAATTAAGCAGACTGATAGATACAGCAAGAGAAAGAATATACAAGAACAGTACAGTCAAAGATAAACCGCGAAAACTCGGTGCGCTTGCTTCAAGGCTCTTGAGAGTATCTTATTCATTGAGGATTGGAAGTATAAAGCTTTTACGTGAATCGGTGCATGAGTTTCTTAAGCTTTTTGATTCAGGGGAAACAAAGGAATTTACAAAGATAGAAATCGAAAAGTTCGTTCCACATCTAAACTTGCTTATTGACTCGATAATCAACACCTACAAAAGGTTTGATTCGGGACGTAAAGATGTTCTGCTGGATGAGAAGGAATTGAAAACGGAAAGAGAGCTTATTAGCTTCTATTTAAAGACCGGCGACATAGGAATGGCTCTGAGGTTGTGCAGAGAGTATGTTATAAACTGTTATCTCTTCTGTTATGGGAAAGCAGACAAGGTTTTCGATCTGGCTTGTAGAGAAGCTGCTTTCTTGAATGCTGCTAAGAGCTCAAAGATTAATATCAGTATTATCAGAGAGTCAAGAAATCACGTTGCTCATTTCGCGTTTAATAAAGACAACAATCCAAGTGAGGAGAACGTCAGAAATGCGATACAAGCAGTAATTGCAGAGGAGGACGTGTGTAAGCTGTTCAATCAAAAGAGTGAGGAGAGCAAATTAGCAGTCCTAACTCCGCTTGGCACAACTCCAGGAGCGCTGTACACAATTCTGAAGCATTATACTCCAGACTTAGTTGTGGTAGTTACTTCTGAAAAAGGAAAATCGCTCATCGACGAGATTGTGGAAAAGGCTGAATACAAAAACAGAACAGAGGTGATTGTAATCAGAGACCCATTTACGGGAATTGATGAAACAAAGGATGTTGTGGAACAAGCCACGGAGTATCTTGAAGATGTATCTGATGTGATTATCAATTTAACCGGTGGAACTTCGCTTTTAGGATATATGATAGAGCGTGTGAGAGATAGAATTAGAAATGGTAAAAGAATAACGACAGTTCTTGCTGCGGATGAACGACCGTATCAAGAACAAGTGCAAAATCCGTACGTAATAGGAAAGGTTATTGAGATTGAGCAAACAGAGTGCTGA
- the csm5 gene encoding type III-A CRISPR-associated RAMP protein Csm5 produces the protein MRLRIEPVSPVYIGSGEKIGKFEMLIRGDKTYVLDFDKLMSKNNFVEYFVANIDIILEPSKKDIALEKIFKALKMNVEDYTKFVFQTIMDEESAKTLQISKFIHSANRRYIPGTSIKGALRTMLIKATSLREKMTRKFGDNNSVNDIRKNAIESELVGFPQQSIFKFLRVSDSTFIDSRYINVKKVEIIHLSNVRAQIPQFIEAWLPENNTDGQSNSVEVTVEFKNDLYRLALEKRNISRICAIPELAAILTQKDKFIAAMKKANNEVIRIEKEKISKLKDFSDQNRQQIKKVLQTFYDDIEAQNEQLQDSFFLRLGGHTGFYSKTIFEKPLSGELVRFLGRFGYRNLNMNEFPITTKIVWLSPSPNEVKPLGWVKVTVLD, from the coding sequence ATGAGGTTGAGAATTGAGCCAGTCTCTCCTGTATATATAGGCTCAGGTGAGAAAATAGGTAAGTTTGAAATGCTAATTCGTGGTGACAAAACATACGTTTTAGATTTTGACAAACTAATGTCTAAGAACAATTTTGTGGAATATTTTGTTGCAAACATTGATATAATCCTTGAACCGTCAAAAAAAGACATAGCCCTGGAAAAAATATTCAAAGCTCTAAAAATGAACGTCGAAGATTATACAAAATTTGTCTTTCAAACCATCATGGATGAAGAGTCTGCCAAGACTTTACAGATTAGTAAATTCATACACTCAGCAAACAGAAGATACATCCCCGGAACATCGATTAAAGGTGCACTTCGAACGATGTTAATCAAGGCTACGTCACTAAGAGAAAAAATGACAAGAAAATTTGGAGATAACAATTCGGTCAACGACATCAGAAAAAATGCAATCGAATCTGAATTGGTAGGTTTTCCGCAGCAGTCCATATTTAAATTTCTAAGAGTTTCGGATAGTACTTTCATCGATAGCAGATACATCAACGTGAAAAAGGTGGAGATAATTCACCTTTCAAATGTAAGGGCTCAGATACCGCAGTTTATCGAGGCATGGTTACCTGAAAACAATACAGACGGCCAGAGCAATTCTGTAGAGGTAACCGTCGAATTTAAGAACGACTTATACAGATTAGCGTTGGAAAAAAGAAATATTTCAAGAATATGTGCTATTCCAGAGCTCGCCGCAATACTTACGCAAAAGGACAAGTTTATTGCTGCAATGAAGAAGGCAAATAACGAAGTTATTCGGATCGAGAAAGAAAAGATCAGTAAACTTAAAGATTTTTCAGATCAAAACAGGCAGCAGATAAAAAAAGTACTCCAAACTTTCTATGATGATATCGAAGCTCAGAATGAGCAACTTCAAGACTCATTCTTCCTCAGACTTGGTGGACATACTGGATTTTATTCAAAGACAATTTTCGAGAAACCTCTTTCTGGAGAGCTGGTCAGATTCTTGGGAAGATTTGGATACAGAAATCTGAACATGAACGAATTTCCGATAACCACAAAAATTGTCTGGCTTTCGCCTTCTCCGAACGAAGTGAAGCCACTTGGATGGGTTAAAGTTACAGTCTTAGATTAA
- a CDS encoding SAVED domain-containing protein, with amino-acid sequence MSFSNVMANDVKKYLEFVSAGEIEIGMVLHDFSLLSPNIPNYQKIFFEILRYLLKKGLEEVAARLFSIASKLSLSDSYRIVSSEYFEAKFPIVYNSKKSMITSALIFLSPISFTNIQGNRPNIEIIEKFLGKNLAVVFPEEIVGDSYMLSITIGSLTKRVPDHIVFTGGILEDGTITSADNILEKIEVCRRNGYVLITSDDAKNVVDLQKFFEKKKYHVPVYISFNSSKNDYWDMLFEEVKEKFYVDDIKLFKKVYNPEFKYISSELRVEDFQEEIGKVKNILDRIISSSGIPHISLNGPATFAMGLGMAIGSTHLLAVYHFQGEYHLVLDLTEPENLRKIKEQKNNIRFLNYRIEGTGKRAAFIIQIGSHDPYPDAKSYIQRHLPDTAIVHIRANSSGNLPLGNWTEYVAELFTITQNTKYILGYEEASYFLSIPVPIAFGLGMALGTYKPGKIYHYDRERADYFEVIDISKLSNR; translated from the coding sequence ATGTCGTTTTCCAATGTCATGGCGAATGACGTCAAAAAATACTTAGAATTTGTATCCGCTGGTGAAATAGAGATAGGTATGGTATTGCATGATTTCTCGCTCTTAAGTCCAAATATCCCCAATTATCAAAAAATATTCTTTGAAATCCTAAGGTACTTACTTAAGAAAGGTCTGGAGGAAGTTGCCGCAAGGTTATTCTCTATTGCTTCTAAATTGAGTTTGTCAGATAGTTATAGAATAGTCTCTTCCGAATATTTTGAAGCCAAGTTTCCAATAGTATACAACTCAAAAAAATCAATGATAACATCTGCTTTGATTTTTCTATCACCTATTTCGTTCACAAACATACAAGGGAACAGACCGAATATCGAAATAATAGAAAAATTCTTGGGAAAAAACTTAGCTGTTGTTTTTCCTGAAGAGATTGTTGGAGATTCATACATGTTATCGATAACTATTGGCAGTTTGACTAAGAGGGTACCTGACCATATTGTATTTACCGGTGGGATTCTTGAAGATGGAACGATAACATCAGCCGACAATATTCTTGAAAAAATCGAAGTTTGTCGTAGAAACGGATACGTCTTGATAACCTCAGACGACGCAAAAAATGTAGTTGATCTGCAAAAATTCTTTGAAAAAAAGAAATATCATGTTCCTGTGTATATTTCGTTTAACTCTTCAAAGAATGACTATTGGGATATGCTTTTCGAAGAGGTTAAAGAGAAATTTTACGTTGATGATATAAAGCTTTTTAAAAAGGTCTACAACCCGGAGTTCAAGTACATAAGCTCTGAACTAAGAGTTGAGGATTTCCAAGAAGAAATTGGCAAAGTAAAAAATATTTTGGATAGAATTATTTCCAGTTCTGGGATTCCACACATATCATTAAATGGTCCAGCAACATTTGCAATGGGACTTGGCATGGCAATAGGTTCTACCCATTTATTAGCTGTTTATCACTTCCAAGGTGAATATCATCTTGTACTAGACCTAACAGAACCTGAAAACTTGAGAAAGATAAAAGAACAAAAGAACAACATAAGATTTCTAAATTACCGAATAGAAGGAACAGGAAAAAGAGCAGCTTTCATAATCCAGATCGGATCTCACGACCCATACCCAGATGCAAAAAGTTATATACAAAGACATCTTCCTGACACTGCCATAGTTCACATCCGTGCAAACTCATCCGGAAACTTACCGTTAGGAAATTGGACAGAATACGTCGCTGAATTATTTACCATAACCCAAAACACAAAATACATTCTCGGGTATGAAGAGGCGAGCTACTTTTTGAGCATCCCAGTTCCAATCGCGTTTGGCTTAGGCATGGCATTGGGAACTTATAAGCCCGGGAAAATTTATCACTACGACAGAGAAAGAGCTGATTATTTTGAGGTCATTGATATATCTAAATTGAGCAACAGATAA
- the csm3 gene encoding type III-A CRISPR-associated RAMP protein Csm3: MAVKSFKGKYIVKADIRLITGLHIGTSKDDLEIGGLDNPVIKDPEGKPYIPGSTLKGKLRVLSEFFNGKVDESGKPHACDDEKCVVCGLFGTGILRTESKTLYLRRLIVRDAYIDPESLKDLEEYLETKWTEVKHENMINRLTSRANPRPQERVPAGAVFKAEFVVNIFEGDNEDYLNELLKIMKLLEDDYIGGSGSRGYGKIKFENIKIIKREKDYYTGDKEERTIKEIKCLEDVAIKSSH, from the coding sequence ATGGCAGTAAAATCTTTCAAAGGTAAATACATTGTCAAGGCTGATATAAGACTCATAACAGGGTTGCACATAGGCACGAGTAAAGATGACCTTGAAATAGGAGGACTTGATAACCCAGTCATCAAAGATCCCGAAGGAAAACCATACATCCCAGGTAGCACACTAAAAGGAAAACTAAGGGTGTTAAGTGAGTTCTTCAACGGAAAAGTGGATGAATCTGGTAAACCTCACGCATGTGATGATGAGAAATGTGTCGTGTGTGGACTATTCGGTACAGGAATTCTTAGAACAGAGAGCAAAACACTTTATTTGAGAAGGCTCATAGTTAGAGATGCATACATAGATCCAGAATCTTTGAAAGACCTGGAGGAATACTTGGAAACAAAATGGACAGAGGTGAAACACGAAAACATGATAAACAGACTAACATCAAGGGCTAATCCTCGACCTCAGGAGCGAGTTCCGGCAGGGGCAGTTTTCAAGGCAGAGTTTGTAGTCAATATATTTGAAGGAGACAACGAGGACTACCTGAATGAACTCTTGAAAATAATGAAACTCTTGGAAGATGATTACATAGGTGGCAGTGGTTCAAGAGGTTACGGAAAAATAAAATTCGAGAACATAAAAATAATCAAAAGAGAAAAGGATTACTACACTGGAGATAAAGAAGAGAGAACGATTAAGGAGATCAAATGTTTAGAGGACGTGGCGATTAAGAGTTCACACTAA